Proteins encoded together in one Polaribacter reichenbachii window:
- a CDS encoding M20/M25/M40 family metallo-hydrolase, whose amino-acid sequence MKKIIILLSLSFLIFSCNQKTDKKENPKLLSKAEKTDSTHIKTIFNSALTEGKSYEWLRDLTTNIGGRLSGSPEAQKAVEWGEKLMKEVGLDSVWLQPVMVPHWVRGEKEVATYTTNGIQKNVPICALGFSVATPNSGVLAEVIEVKSLEEAKALGSKMEGKIVFFNRPFDDTLINTFKAYGGCVDQRVRGAAICGEFGAKGVIVRSMTNSIDDYPHTGTMSYGDLPTEKHIPTAAISSKAANILSDDLQKNPNLKFYFKQSCKTLPDAPSFNVVGEIKGAETPENIFVVGGHLDSWDLGEGAHDDGTGIVQSLEVAYLFKKNNIKPKNTIRIVFFMNEENGTRGAKKYAELATLHKENHIGGLESDAGGHTPRGFSIDANSVNTKLLQSWKKLLSPYGLHDLDKGGSGADISPLKGENVTLVGYRPDSQRYFDYHHTSRDTFDKVNKRELVLGSASMASIVYLMDKYLYSNSPLKP is encoded by the coding sequence ATGAAAAAAATTATAATTTTATTATCCCTTTCTTTTTTAATTTTTTCTTGTAATCAGAAAACTGATAAAAAAGAGAATCCTAAGTTACTTTCTAAAGCAGAAAAAACAGATTCTACTCATATTAAAACCATATTTAATTCTGCTTTAACAGAAGGTAAATCTTATGAATGGTTAAGAGATTTAACAACAAATATTGGTGGTAGATTATCAGGCTCTCCAGAAGCCCAAAAAGCTGTTGAATGGGGAGAAAAATTAATGAAAGAAGTAGGTTTAGATTCTGTATGGTTGCAACCTGTAATGGTACCTCATTGGGTTCGTGGTGAAAAAGAAGTAGCCACTTACACTACAAACGGAATTCAGAAAAATGTACCAATTTGCGCTTTAGGTTTTTCTGTTGCAACTCCAAATTCTGGAGTTTTAGCAGAAGTTATTGAGGTAAAAAGTTTAGAAGAAGCCAAAGCTTTAGGCAGTAAAATGGAAGGCAAAATTGTTTTTTTTAATCGCCCTTTCGATGATACATTAATTAACACTTTTAAAGCTTATGGAGGTTGTGTAGATCAACGAGTAAGAGGTGCTGCAATTTGTGGTGAGTTTGGTGCAAAAGGTGTAATTGTACGTTCTATGACTAATTCTATTGATGATTATCCGCATACAGGGACAATGAGTTATGGAGATTTACCAACAGAAAAACACATACCAACAGCTGCTATTAGTAGTAAAGCTGCCAATATTTTAAGTGACGATTTACAAAAAAATCCTAATTTAAAATTCTACTTTAAACAAAGTTGTAAAACGTTACCAGATGCACCTTCTTTTAATGTAGTTGGTGAAATTAAAGGTGCAGAAACACCAGAAAATATTTTTGTTGTTGGTGGTCATCTAGATTCTTGGGATTTAGGTGAAGGTGCTCATGATGATGGTACAGGTATTGTACAATCTTTAGAAGTTGCCTATTTGTTTAAAAAGAACAACATTAAACCAAAAAACACCATTAGAATTGTATTTTTTATGAACGAAGAAAATGGTACAAGAGGTGCTAAAAAATATGCTGAATTAGCTACTTTACATAAAGAAAATCATATTGGAGGATTAGAATCTGATGCTGGTGGACATACACCTAGAGGTTTTTCTATAGATGCGAATAGTGTAAATACAAAGTTATTACAAAGTTGGAAAAAATTACTATCTCCTTATGGTTTACACGATTTAGACAAAGGTGGTTCTGGTGCAGATATTAGCCCATTAAAAGGCGAAAATGTAACTTTAGTAGGTTACAGACCAGATTCGCAACGTTATTTCGATTATCATCATACAAGCAGAGATACTTTTGATAAAGTTAATAAACGTGAACTAGTTTTAGGTAGTGCATCTATGGCTAGTATTGTTTATCTAATGGATAAATATTTATATTCAAATTCACCCCTAAAACCCTAA
- a CDS encoding amidohydrolase yields the protein MKRSILIFIISLFLFSCGKEKVDLIVYNSTTYTINDFFQKKEAFAVKDGKFVAIGTDEEILDNYIALDTVNANEKAIIPGIIDAHCHFYRMGLQKQKANLEGTKSYDAILDTLVAYQKEKNASFITGRGWDQNDWEVKEFPTKEKLDALFPSTPVAITRIDGHALLINQAAINLAGINKNTPVTGGEIITKNGEMTGVLIDAAMDFIKIPEPTRQESIDALLDAQKICFSYGLTTVDDAGLDKNIIDLIDDLQKKNQLKMRIYAMVSGDKQTQIDYYIKQGIYKTDRLNVRSFKVYGDGALGSRGAALREPYSDRENHFGALIYPPERYREIAKQIAASEFQMNTHAIGDSANTWMLKTYKEALKDQEDRRWRIEHAQIVSSKDFRSFNNIIPSVQPTHATSDMYWAEERLGKERMIGAYAYRNLLNRYGKIALGTDFPVEKVNPFLTFYAARHRKDLEGFPEEGFQMGNALTRSQTLKGMTIWAAHANFEEQEKGTIEVGKFADFVILNQDLMSIDGNEIPKTKAVATYLNGENVYTLKETEKETEVKAETLTETEKTE from the coding sequence ATGAAAAGAAGTATCCTTATTTTTATAATATCTCTCTTTTTATTTTCTTGTGGTAAAGAAAAAGTAGATCTAATTGTCTATAATTCTACCACCTATACTATTAATGACTTTTTTCAAAAAAAAGAAGCCTTCGCTGTTAAAGACGGTAAATTCGTTGCAATTGGCACAGATGAAGAAATTCTAGACAACTATATTGCATTAGATACTGTTAATGCTAATGAAAAGGCAATTATACCAGGTATAATTGATGCTCATTGCCATTTTTATAGAATGGGCTTGCAAAAGCAAAAAGCAAATTTAGAAGGTACTAAAAGTTACGATGCTATTTTAGATACACTGGTAGCGTATCAAAAAGAAAAAAATGCAAGTTTCATCACTGGTCGTGGTTGGGATCAAAATGATTGGGAAGTAAAAGAGTTCCCTACAAAGGAAAAATTAGATGCTTTATTCCCATCTACACCTGTTGCAATTACAAGAATAGATGGCCATGCGTTATTAATAAATCAAGCAGCAATTAATTTGGCTGGTATAAATAAAAATACGCCTGTAACTGGAGGAGAAATCATAACCAAAAACGGAGAAATGACAGGTGTTTTGATTGATGCTGCTATGGATTTTATAAAAATACCTGAACCAACAAGACAAGAATCTATTGATGCACTTTTAGATGCTCAAAAAATCTGTTTTTCTTACGGTTTAACTACAGTAGACGATGCTGGTTTAGATAAAAACATAATCGATTTAATTGATGATTTACAAAAGAAAAATCAATTAAAAATGCGAATTTACGCGATGGTTTCTGGTGATAAACAAACACAAATCGATTACTATATTAAACAAGGAATTTACAAAACAGACAGATTAAATGTACGCTCTTTTAAAGTTTATGGTGATGGTGCTTTAGGCTCTAGAGGTGCTGCTTTGCGTGAACCTTATTCTGATAGAGAAAATCATTTTGGAGCATTAATTTATCCGCCAGAAAGATATAGAGAAATTGCCAAACAAATTGCTGCTTCAGAGTTTCAAATGAACACACACGCTATTGGCGATTCTGCAAATACCTGGATGTTAAAGACCTATAAAGAAGCTTTAAAAGATCAAGAAGACAGACGGTGGCGAATTGAACACGCACAAATAGTATCTAGTAAAGATTTTAGAAGTTTTAATAACATTATACCTTCTGTACAACCAACTCATGCAACATCAGATATGTATTGGGCAGAAGAAAGATTGGGTAAAGAAAGAATGATTGGAGCTTATGCTTATAGAAATTTATTAAACCGGTATGGTAAAATAGCTTTGGGTACAGATTTTCCTGTAGAAAAAGTAAATCCATTTTTAACCTTTTATGCTGCCAGACATCGTAAAGATTTAGAAGGTTTTCCAGAAGAAGGATTCCAAATGGGTAATGCTTTAACAAGAAGTCAAACTTTAAAAGGGATGACAATTTGGGCTGCACATGCCAATTTTGAAGAGCAAGAAAAAGGAACTATTGAAGTGGGTAAATTTGCAGATTTTGTAATACTAAATCAAGATCTCATGAGTATTGATGGCAATGAAATACCAAAGACAAAAGCTGTTGCTACCTATTTAAACGGAGAAAATGTTTATACTTTGAAAGAAACTGAAAAAGAAACGGAAGTAAAAGCGGAAACTCTAACAGAAACAGAAAAAACAGAGTAA
- a CDS encoding FKBP-type peptidyl-prolyl cis-trans isomerase, with protein sequence MKSYLSTLIIVLAFSSCLNSETPIEEPIDYDALNEIEIQDYITENNLNPEKSDSGLYYILKEEGVGVSPTTTSNVTVYYKGYTTDGVVFDESTADGTNFNLNGLITGFSEGITYLKEGGEATLIIPSKIGYPYYVYSSFAGKVVIFDVKLLTIN encoded by the coding sequence ATGAAATCATATTTATCAACACTTATTATTGTATTAGCATTTAGTTCTTGTTTAAATTCTGAAACACCCATAGAAGAACCAATTGATTATGATGCTTTAAACGAAATTGAAATTCAAGATTATATTACTGAAAACAACTTAAATCCTGAAAAAAGTGATTCTGGGTTATACTACATTCTTAAAGAAGAAGGAGTTGGTGTTTCACCAACAACTACATCAAATGTAACTGTGTATTACAAAGGCTATACTACAGATGGTGTTGTTTTTGATGAAAGCACTGCTGATGGAACAAATTTTAATCTAAATGGATTAATTACAGGTTTTTCTGAAGGTATAACTTATTTAAAAGAAGGTGGTGAAGCTACTTTAATAATACCTTCTAAAATTGGCTACCCATATTATGTTTATTCATCTTTTGCAGGTAAAGTTGTTATATTCGATGTAAAACTTTTAACCATTAATTAA